TTGTGAGCGTCTTTTTTTTACGAGTTCCGTATCTGGAAATGGATTTCTCTTCTTTCCCGAAACTGTGCCGGAGACATTTTCCGTATGTAATAGTATCTGGCTGTGTACGGGACGGTACAATGTTATGCATGCACACAGCCAGTTTCACAACGTATGGCCAGAGTCTACGACGCAGCCAGCCATGACTCGCGTGCGCAGGTCAGGTGCACAAATTTTGGGCCTGCCACTGCGGGCGCGTAATCGAGAGATATGCTTGTGAACTCTGTGACGCCATACCATTCATCTGTTATTTTCTGTCTGTACATAATTTTTTTTAATGACAATTACCGTAGAACGGTTTCGGGGTAAAAAAAAACGCCATACCATTCAGCGTTCAGTCCCTAACCCCAAAGACATCATGTGTTAAAAAaaggtttttttttgagaaataaaaAAAAGGTTTGAAGTAATAATGTTCCCTAACAACCCGGATAGCCACTCCTCTAGTGAGCTCGAGGCAAAATAATTTGCGGAGATCTTAAAATTTCAGGAGTGCGTCACTTGTACAAATAGCAaagtacaaattggatttgaagtaAACCAGTTCAATGTATTCTAACGTCTAAAAAATTAAGCTGAGTGGCTGGAAATTATGCCTTCTTTGAAAATTTAGATCTTTTAATATCACCATGCTCCTTTTTTTTAAAGGAAAGTATGGgaacatgcttttatatcaatttcGTTCTAAGAGTATTAAACTACAGGGGAAACTCTTCGCAAAATATTTTGCTATAAGATATTGTGGTTGTAGTATTTTTCTTTTGAGGTCATGAAAATTGTGCTAACTTCACAATTTTTTGGTAAAAAGAACAAATAGGAGAGTTCCAATTTGATAAGTGGCATTATACTTTGGAGAAGTATTTATATACTCTCTCCATTACTTTTTATAAGGTGGTTTTTTTAAGAAAGTGTTTTCTTTACGAAGTTCATAAAAAAAGTATTAACACCTATGAAATCGAGTCGGTATTATTAGATCCATCAGGaaatttattttcatattttatttatttactATTGCAGTCATTGACAGATTCCCTGCAAATGTAGTCAAACACACACAAAAATGGATTATGACAAAGTAACCTTACAAAAAGGGATGGAAGGGGTACCCAACCTGTACAATGCAATGAGTTTGCTAGCTCTATACAAACCTTTGAAGTTGGCTACTTGACCAAGCCACAAATGGCTTCTGTCTTTTTTAGTGGACTTGATATTTCTCTGCTGGGGCAAATCAAACATACATGGGCCTAACATGGACATTCGGGCATTGGGGTTTTGTTCGGGAACTAGGCTGTTCTTGTACTGTATGGGCTGATTCCCAGATGATGGGTGGATAGGTATTCCTGTAAACATTATTGAGCAATAAAGAGTAAGCGTGTTTTAGCATTAAAAAATACTAATGTTAGTTGAGCCACACTTCTTTTTCATCAACATGCACGCACTAGATGAAAATATACCTCTGCCCCTAAAaaacggaaatgataaatcccgaatgttcggAATTTGACCATGACAAATAGAACATTTTCAATGACAATTTTAGTAACCCGAGGATGTTTAAGTTTAGTTGTCACGCACAACAACTTTCTGAAAAACATTACACTACACACAGATTTGCAATGCAATGACACCGTTGATAAGACGATGTGATCTTTGCTTGGAGTTGAAGTACAATTATTTCTCGGGTAAGGTTCCTGCTCCTGGACGTGACATGAGAGGACAAAATGTCCAAAACTCATAGTTGACTCAATACATCGTCTCAGCCTTTGCCACCCGTGAGCGACGAGAACGAAACTACTTCACAAACGATACCGCTGACGATTCACGCACAATATGTTTAATCGAGTGGCTGTGTTGCACCTAGTTTTTTTTATGGATGGTCTGATTTGCACTATCGTCCATGTTTCGTGCAACATGTATCGTCTGCATAGCAGCACTCCGACGAGAATGGTTGTTTCCCTTTGGACGTCTCGATCACCTGTGACATGTCCGATCTGACTCTGTCTGCGACTCTGCGTAAAATTATTGGAGAATGATGGTTTACGAAAAACTAGGGAGCATACATAAAATAAAATCCAACGGGGTATCGGCATGTGATGGCAAATACAATTTGTCATTTCAACTTTTATTTAGTGCTTGATGATCAAGACCGCTGAATTCGAACGCAACTTCACAGTTGACAGTCGAACAGACGGATAAAAAATAATAGGAAATGGTACTAGTGCTAGGAAAAAAAAATCTTATACGGGCTGGACTTTGTTTGTTCTTTGCCATGACCCACGAGTCCTTGAAATCTGACCCGCGAATTTACAATGGTGCAGCTTGGCGCGGAGTTCGTGGGCACGTTCATCCTCATCTTCTTCGCGACGGCGGCGCCGATCGTGAACCAGAAGTACGGCGGCGTGATCTCGCCGTTCGGGAACGCGGCGTGCGCGGGCCTGGCGGTGACGACCATCATCCTGTCGACGGGCCACATCTCCGGCGCGCACCTGAACCCGTCCCTGACCATCGCCTTCGCGGCGTTCCGCCACTTCCCCTGGCTCCAGGTCCCCGCCTACGTGACGGCCCAGGTGCTGGGTTCCATCTGCGCCGGGTTCGCGCTCAAGGGCGTCTTCCACCCGTTCCTCTCCGGCGGGGTCACCGTCCCCGACGTCTCCATCTCCACCGCCCAGGCCCTTTTCACCGAGTTCATCATCACCTTCAACCTCCTCTTCGTCGTCACCGCGGTCGCCACCGACACCCGCGCAGTACGTCGCTAGCTCACCATGACTGAACCCCTCGTCGCCGAGTGCTCGGTCTGCTTCTGCACGGTTCAGGTGTGATGTGATTCTCTTTCCCGTCGTTGCGTGCAGGTGGGCGAGCTCGCCGGGATCGCGGTGGGAGCCGCCGTCACGCTCAACATCCTCGTGGCCGGGTAAGTTTATGCAACGTAGCATGCATGCATGTGAATCTCCAGGGATATCGCGTGGCCTCTGATGATGACTGAGCGTGCGTGTGTGGCAGGCCGACGACGGGAGGGTCGATGAACCCGGTGAGGACGCTGGGGCCGGCGGTAGCGGCGGGGAACTACAGGCAGCTGTGGATATACCTGGTGGCGCCGACGCTGGGTGCGGTGTGCGGCGCCGGCGTGTACAAGCTGGTCAAGCTCAGGGACGTGAACGGCGAGACGCCGCGCCCGCAGCGCAGCTTCCGGCGCTGACGCGATGTGCACGCAGACTCCGGCCCGTGCATGCACGGTTGGTTGCTGATCTATGGCACTGTCGATCGGGCAGCAACAGCCGGGTGCGTACGGACGCCGGTAGCATCTACTCCTACGTACGATTTCCA
The sequence above is a segment of the Triticum dicoccoides isolate Atlit2015 ecotype Zavitan chromosome 1A, WEW_v2.0, whole genome shotgun sequence genome. Coding sequences within it:
- the LOC119271426 gene encoding aquaporin NIP3-1-like is translated as MEAAAATGAETPNLSAPATPGTPAPLFAGPRVDSLSYERKSMPRCRCLPVDAWMSPSACVLEIPAPDVSLPRKLGAEFVGTFILIFFATAAPIVNQKYGGVISPFGNAACAGLAVTTIILSTGHISGAHLNPSLTIAFAAFRHFPWLQVPAYVTAQVLGSICAGFALKGVFHPFLSGGVTVPDVSISTAQALFTEFIITFNLLFVVTAVATDTRAVGELAGIAVGAAVTLNILVAGPTTGGSMNPVRTLGPAVAAGNYRQLWIYLVAPTLGAVCGAGVYKLVKLRDVNGETPRPQRSFRR